In Buchananella sp. 14KM1171, the genomic stretch GCCGTCGCCCTTCCTTCCGGCCTTATTGCCGGCCCCGGCCTCCGAGTCCGGGGGGTTTGGTGGAAGGACGCTTTGTCAATAACTGACGATGCGTCGCGCAGGGATTAGCCCTGGCGCTGCTTGTGCCGCTGGTTATCGCAGATAACCATGACGCGGCCGTGGCGACGAATGACCTTGCACTTGTCGCAAATCGGCTTAACGCTCGGCTGGACCTTCATGGGTGTTTTCCTCTCGCCACCTCACGGCGGCGTACTGGGTTCTACTTGTAGCGGTAGACGATGCGCCCGCGCGACAGGTCGTACGGGCTCAGCTCTACGACCACGCGGTCCTCGGGGAGGATGCGGATGTAGTGCTGACGCATCTTGCCCGAGATGTGAGCCAGGACCACGTGATCGTTCTGCAGCTGGACGCGGAACATCGCGTTGGGCAGCGCCTCAACGACGGTGCCCTCTACTTCGATAACGCCATCCTTCTTGGCCATGGATGAACCAGGTTCCTCACTTCTCGACTGAACTTGAGGCGCCCCGAAGGGGCTCCCCCGCGCCACCCGTCGGTTTGCTTGGCCTGCTTTCCGGGCAGGCTGCGGCAAAGGTGGCGCACGTCCGACGTGCAAGCATACGTGCTTTTCGGCCTCGCTTCTAGGCCTTTGCCGGCCGGTGGCGCGTGAGTCCGCCCACGCCGGGCCCGGATTGTCCGACGTTGCCGCCCGGCCGCCCCGTGCGCCACGCCGCCCGGCGGTGAATTCGGTGTTCGGGTGCTCAACTCGACGTTCGCTCCCTCAACTCGACGTTCGGGCCTTCAGCTCGACGTTCCGGGCCGGGTTATCGTCTAGATTCACTGCCATTCGTCTAGTTGAAGCGCCAAACGTCGAGATTCGGCACTGAGCCCCGGCGGCGCACCGCAGCACGCCGCGCCGAAGCGCAGCGCACCGCACGGCACCGCGCCGCTAGTCCCCCTGGAAAGCGCCCGCTTCGCTCGCGCCGCTCGACCGGGCTCCTCCACCCTAGGCTCCTGGCCGCAACCGGTGCATCCTCGTGTGGGAGCACCCCGAATGGGCCCGCCTCCAACCGGTTCGCCCTCACCGGGCGGCGGGCGGAGCGTCGTACACCTATGCAGGCCCACGTGGGGGGCGGCTAAGGGTTCGGGCCCGGCCCGCGCACAAACTGCGCAGTGCCGGGCCGGA encodes the following:
- the rpmJ gene encoding 50S ribosomal protein L36, with protein sequence MKVQPSVKPICDKCKVIRRHGRVMVICDNQRHKQRQG
- the infA gene encoding translation initiation factor IF-1, yielding MAKKDGVIEVEGTVVEALPNAMFRVQLQNDHVVLAHISGKMRQHYIRILPEDRVVVELSPYDLSRGRIVYRYK